The following proteins come from a genomic window of Lytechinus pictus isolate F3 Inbred chromosome 1, Lp3.0, whole genome shotgun sequence:
- the LOC129279537 gene encoding tetratricopeptide repeat protein 32-like — translation MTDHIFIEANNYFMNGDLRMAEIKYSSFIDDSLHRLATLEREDNELLLKVASALNNRGQIKYRRVDFDDAIEDYTLALQHKPDFSVAFYNRGQIHYRLGRFQEGISDFQKALAIQPDFPDCSLALQTAQADMKEKRSQALSSS, via the exons ATGACTGATCACATATTCATAgaagcaaacaattatttcatgaatggGGACCTTAGGATGGCTGAAATTAAATATTCAAGCTTCATTGATGATTCGCTTCACCGTTTAGCTACCTTAGAACGTGAAGATAATGAGTT ATTATTGAAAGTAGCGTCAGCCTTGAACAACCGAGGTCAGATTAAATACAGAAGAGTTGACTTTGATGATGCCATTGAGGATTATACATTGGCATTACAACACAAACCAGACTTTAGTGTTGCATTCTACAATAGGGGTCAAATCCATTACAGGCTAG GTCGTTTCCAAGAAGGCATCTCAGATTTCCAGAAAGCTCTTGCAATCCAACCAGACTTTCCTGACTGTAGCCTTGCTCTTCAAACCGCTCAGGCAGACATGAAAGAGAAGAGAAGTCAAGCATTGTCTAGTTCATGA